Proteins from a genomic interval of Candidatus Polarisedimenticolia bacterium:
- a CDS encoding EcsC family protein yields the protein MALSTQDRDELRYAKSLLEHPSLAARITSVIGTPIEKGFDLLPARWSAAVTRATRSALEKALNLAVTTMADHSARGASSDVQHKILAVMSGAAGGAFGLSAIAIELPFSTTVMLRSIADIARSEGEKIRSLETKLACIEVFALGGRSKTNDAAETGYFAVRTALARAVSEAAQYIAERGLAEEGAPAIVRLITQIAGRFSVAVSEKAAAQAVPVVGAAGGAIVNLVFIDHFQDMARGHFVVRRLERVHGADLIRAEYERLAV from the coding sequence ATGGCATTATCGACTCAGGACCGTGACGAGCTTCGTTACGCGAAGAGCCTCCTGGAACACCCAAGCCTCGCTGCAAGGATTACCAGCGTCATTGGAACACCCATCGAGAAGGGATTCGATCTTCTGCCGGCGAGATGGTCCGCCGCCGTGACCAGGGCTACGCGCAGCGCCTTGGAGAAAGCGCTCAACCTGGCAGTGACCACCATGGCGGACCACTCGGCACGTGGTGCTTCCAGCGATGTCCAGCACAAGATTCTCGCCGTCATGAGCGGCGCTGCGGGTGGCGCTTTCGGCCTTTCTGCGATAGCGATTGAGCTCCCATTTTCCACGACGGTGATGCTGCGCTCCATCGCGGACATTGCTCGAAGCGAAGGCGAGAAGATCAGGTCCCTCGAAACCAAGTTGGCGTGCATCGAGGTCTTCGCGCTTGGCGGCCGTTCCAAGACCAACGACGCGGCGGAAACCGGATACTTTGCGGTGCGCACCGCACTCGCTCGCGCCGTGTCCGAGGCCGCGCAATATATTGCTGAGCGCGGCCTAGCTGAAGAAGGGGCACCGGCTATTGTCCGCCTGATCACACAGATAGCAGGCCGCTTCAGCGTTGCTGTTTCGGAAAAGGCCGCCGCCCAGGCCGTTCCGGTTGTCGGAGCCGCCGGTGGCGCCATCGTGAATCTGGTCTTCATCGACCATTTTCAGGATATGGCGCGCGGCCATTTCGTTGTCCGCAGGCTAGAACGCGTACATGGTGCCGACTTGATACGAGCCGAATACGAGAGACTGGCCGTCTAG